The following is a genomic window from Leptotrichia sp. OH3620_COT-345.
GTTACATTTAATTTGATATGGGTAACATTTTCATGACTGTAATCAGGTTCAATTAAATCTCCTGAAATTATAGTTGCTCCGTTTTCAGCAAACTTTAATACAATCTCTTTTCCTATTCCTCTCGAACCTCCGGTTACTAACGCAATTTTATTTTTTAACACCGCACTCCGCCTTTCTTGAATTTAATTTTCTGATTCTTTAAATTTATTTCATTATTTCCAATTTTACTTTTACAATTCCCTTACTTAAACTTGCTATTTTTGAAAAAGCCGCCTGACTTAAATCAATTATTCTTCCTTTTGCATAAGGTCCTCTATTGTTTATTCTCACTACTACGGATTTTCCGTTATTTACATTAGTTACTCTTACCCTTGTTCCAAAAGGTAACGTTTTATGGGCTGCCGTTAATTTATATGTATCAAATATTTCCCCATTTGCAGTTTTCCTTCCATGCCATTTTCCCCCGTAAAATGAAGCAATACCTGTCTGAAAATAAGAATATTTTGCACGCTCTTCCTTTGCCTCGTCAAATATACCGTCATTATTTTCGAGTATATTTACTTTTTTTTCCGTATCTTTTATATTTTTTGTTATTTCATGATTACTTGCTTTTCCTGTTAATGATATAAATAAAGATAAAATTAATCCTACAAGCACAGTTATTGTTTTTTTCATTATTTTTTTCCTCCAATTTTAATTTTTGGTAAGGCATTATATCATAACCGTCTCGTTTTTCCGCTTAGACTAATCTTAGCAAGTCCTTTCTAATCAATATTTTCAGGTTGTTTAATATGTTGAAACTTTGGACTGTCCACAGTCAGAACTTCAAATATATATCCCTTTGACTTATAAGTATCTATTATCTGCTGAAGTGCTTCCACTGTAGTTGTTTTTGCGTAACTGTCATGCATTAAAAGATTTACTTCCCTTACATTACAAAATGAACTTCTTACAAGTTTTTCCACGGGAACTTTATTGCCTGATGCATCTGTACTGTCACAGTTCCAGTCCTGATAAACATATCCTTCTTTTGTCAGTCTTTTAATTATAGCTTGTTTTATAGCTTTTGGTGCTCTTGTTGTACTTGAGCCTCCCGGAAATCTTGTAACTTTAGGATTTACACCCGTTTTTTCAATGATCAGATCTCTTAATTTATAAAGATCCTTAAAAAAAGC
Proteins encoded in this region:
- a CDS encoding septal ring lytic transglycosylase RlpA family protein, with product MKKTITVLVGLILSLFISLTGKASNHEITKNIKDTEKKVNILENNDGIFDEAKEERAKYSYFQTGIASFYGGKWHGRKTANGEIFDTYKLTAAHKTLPFGTRVRVTNVNNGKSVVVRINNRGPYAKGRIIDLSQAAFSKIASLSKGIVKVKLEIMK